The sequence GTAAATCCtgcgataaactggacaagaataCATCTGCGCTCAAGAGAAATGCTACCTTTTCTACACCGTCTCCGGGCAATTCCAGTACTTCGGGGacagaaatcaacaacaatcaaaaactttcatcaacgaaaccatcatccGCAACCAATGTAAACACCAGTATCATTGAATCCAACGCCTCAAAAAATAACAGCAATAAGCTGGTTGCCACTTCGTTACTGATGAAGATCAACTGAAATTGTCCAGTCGTGGGATTggaaaatcaccctttaatgTACTTCTACTGGTAACTCCAGAATAGAATGATCACTGCCAGCGTCGGCCTGGTCCGAATGAAAGTCGGGTAGGAAAtaggaaggattgttagttcaacacttgttACTAAAGGCTGCATATACTACTGCGAACTATACAAGTTTCACAGGAGGAGGATACTTGTTGGTATACATTCTAGTGAAGGTGGCATCCGTGCTCGATTTAGTATGTTCCGCGCTATCGCAGAATGGACAAGGACTACCAAAAACATTTCTGATTAGAAATAGCTTCTACAGAAGAAACGAGTGAATATGATTTATGCAAATTGAAGTCTTGAAAGACGAGAAATGGCATAAGGTGAGAAAACGAattctttttaaaaattaagaCTAAATCTTTCGCTGACGTTAGCCAGGTTGCGACTGGCACAAGACAGTAATCGATTATATATATACTACCCTACCTAGTGCttcagtgaaaaataaatatagagcgagaagactagtgtgttGTTGTCTGATAAACAgaaaagatgtttggatattgggtaccggtcgtgaggcggctaggatttataTTATTGTTCCATGCACGCTTACCAACTCGGTGCTGTTGTAGAactgtgtctaccacagctcagggtggcggAAATGGTAAAACGCGTAAGCACagattgcataagaacgtaAGTTCGAGTCttgcctctgagcgtatctttttccaaaaaaaaaacattttctctgTGAGTTTTCATTCATTTCGCTTCTTTAATATAtgcttccactcagtcattgcaaaactgaactttggTAATCGAAAGTAGGAAAAGAGAAACTCCTGCGATTGTCACCTTTTGCAACATGGAAGCAGCAACACAGTGGCTACTGGCAGCAACACAGTGGatatgattttaatgtgtcacgaagcagaatacgtacaaattttgtgaatattattaggaattatcattaggaccaaattgtgtctgttgattgtaaataaatgaataaataaataaactactCTTTTCTTGActattttgaccaccggattccacacggcctgTAGGCTGGTCCTGTCTGGAAAAAGATCATAGGTATTATCAGTCTCCTAGTGAGCCTCAGCCCTATGCCCGTACAAGTGAATCCAACACCTGAAAAAATAACAGCAGTAAGATAGGAAAACCCCACAACGATGTTTCCGCCAGCAACAGCGACATTGAACTAATGGACGAGTACGTGAATAGTGAACCATTACCTTCCTTAAAATGCTGAACAGCAACATGTTATAAGAAATATATTGTGAAAGTCTACAAAAGGGACACCTGTAAGAGAAATAAAAGTAAACGATTAACGAAATTATTCAaatgtgaatattttcaaattcatcaaAAACGACGATGCAGTGCGACAGAAGACAGTCGGCTCACATAGATTCTGCAGAAACGAGCACAATTTTTGAAGTCTTCGTAAACGTATTTCCTGGCTCGGCATATTTGTTATTAAGTTTTACACGAATAACCTtttacatgacataacctcacaaaattcgCTGCATGAACACCATTTGACAGCtgacagtggtttgtttatatgTTCATTCTAATTTAAATTCGTGTTAACGGAGATGTAAATAAACCACCGACAACTGTTAaacattaactttattcatcacgaGTTTATTTGTGATGTCATCTTgttaaacctaattaggttttttaccgtcactgctaatctcaatcgaatgaacacattttgacagttcagcggttgaCAAACGGATGAGAACGTGCACGgtctatatcgcctaaatagagtttaaaaacatttgttaacgattcGGTACGGTTCGTTTCAGAAATCCATTAAATAAACGTGGCCAGTTGTGAAGTGTAAAGATTATTGTTTAAgatgtcacgataaaaaatctaattaggttttgcacgaacattacataatctcacaaaatgaacagaatgaactttttttgttcatcagaggttcaccGTTTGAATTTGAGAATTGCAAGTCGCTAAACAGATTCATacaaatagggtaacagaggtattttggcccactttaggattgattttattttggcccactttgtaaaaatatccactaaatgttgtaatatctttgaaaaacccttccgcagtaGGTAGTTTAAAGTGATTAACGTCAaaatgatgcaacatgggttactcaacatcgattaaatccataaaatttgttaggtgggccaaactatatgaagtggccaaaatacctctgttaccctatagctccttgatgctggaaacgcatacagcgcaatttttttagttcttgatactgtggaacacgtttttaacaggcactttttcgttattttccagtttttaatttgcagtcgcaaaacaatgcaccggcagctgtcaaagatgaacttgattcattggCAGTTCATTTGGGTCGTCATCGTGTAAAatctaattagattttttatcgtgacgttacaaatgaacaagaattcatccttgacagtttagcggtactgtttacaagcaagcttaaacaaaaattgaagaacacatctcaaacaatcatctttacatttTGCAACTAGTGACTTTCATTTAATACATCTCAAAAACAAcccgtatccaatcgtgaacaattgttttaaaactctatttaggctaTATGGACTgtaaatggtctcatccaatttgtcaacagacaaacaaaaaaatctatgtttacaaacagtactgctgaactgtcaaaatgtgttcatttgattgaggttagcagtgacggtaaaaaacctaattaggttttgcacgatgaccactcgaatgaactaccgatgaactgccgatgaatcaagttcaccttttgacagctatcattggtttgtttacatatataTTAACACATATTCTAATaagaatgaacgcaatgaacacataaacaaagcactgatagctgtcataattgattaattttgttcatttttgtgaggttatcgtgcaaaacctgatTGACTGATGAGCTCAgaaaattaggttttgcacaatgacgacacaaatgaactcatGACGAATAAAGTTCATTTTTTGGCATTTATCGGTGGTTTGTTTACTTATCTATTACTATTTTTTATTCTATTTACTATTAATTAGGAtgacacataaacaaaccaccgaTAGCTGTCAAATTATATTCATTCAGtgaattttgtgaggttattgcGACGTTCGagcaaaacctaattattatTCCGTTTTGCCATTTTAATAAGCCATTTTACTGTACCGAGTTTGAGAACTGGGTTCGTGTTTGCTTTACCACTTGAGTTGCAAGAGatcattttcagtttttcagtttattttctcATAAACTCAGGTCATATCAAGCTTGAATAACATTGaataaaaattcccaaaaaaaaCCGCCGTCAGTTGGAAAACCCCCGCGCTGCGTTCGAATCAAAAAACCTATTCTCGAATGTCACCGTGGACGACAATTAGCAGCTTGTCGACACGGTCTTTTCCGCCGGGAGAAACATCCATTTATCCAACTGTTCTAGCAGCAGCGAATCGCACGAATCGCAAAACTGAATATGCAAACTAAGGTGAAGAACCTTATGTATGCGAGGAAACGGCGCGGTCTGGATTCGCGTGACTTCCACCATGATTTGGAAATGCAAATGTTTTCTGAAGAGCGCGTGACTGCTTTTTTTTCTCGTCTTCTGGACGAGGCAGTTAACATCCGTATTTTTTGCTACTGCTATTAGCAGTATCACCTAAGGCGAAACAACGTGCCGTATCGGACGGAAGCATCTAATTGGTGTCGGAAGTCACGCAGGGCACGCACATTAGGAGTATGGGGATGTTTATGACAAGTGTAAATCACATACATAAAATTTACACTTATGCGGTGATTTTGTATTTATAAAAGCATAACCGTTTTAATTTGACAGATTTTATTCAgagtatttttcttcgattaaatcgttttgttttattaattAAACACTCAGCacctatttttatttattcagaTTAGGATGTTATGCTGAGtcatattgactcaatttcagatTGAacacggtttacttaattttttcttattgaacgaaactctcgttgttttgttttatatttgttttaacaacaaaagtgagaacgaatgaaagaaaagattcaaaacaacTCTAAATCGAGTAAAAAGATGTTAAATAAAAGGTAGTTTTTATTATCTGTGTAGATTTAGGATTGATGCACTCCTATAATTTTAGCATTCTACATTTCTTAATGGACGTGTTTCTAACTAGTTCCTAAGACAAGATCTGACAACTGGGgatctgcttttgttccaaaatggaccagtttctgattagctgattttgatgttgttaCCCGCACATTgcgtcagaaaaaacttttgcagggtacgcgagcaatgatgccaagtataaagaaaatcagaaaacaagtttattaaaatgtttaattctagctcaccaatgaaaatgaaaattttcagagaatgttcaactttttttcaatctcatttgtaataaatgtttatagtggcagcactgtgtaatcaaaatcagcatcaagccgtttttctttttagtgagttaaagtgtaaccaaaaaagatttgttcaattagtgtaaactcgaaaatgtgtttagttttacgagaagaatgaacagcATACTGTGGtcacactaagcatttctatcccaaCTTAACTTTTCCGGTTTcgaaaagatccggtaatacgtcaacaatggattcgattttgcgttcaacatgagatatttcgtgttttgtcatcaaagctcagataattgtttttaagtgttaatatataataaaaaaagcatTCTCCAAAACATTTCTCATGTttattgcaaatcaaaaaccgagactaaaaatttaaattaaataaatatttttttcttaccataaagtaattaaaaaatctgtagatatggctacactgtagccaatacgttggtatttatcccACAGGGCCAAAATGACGAGaaagatgattcggaaggaagaataagaagccagttgtcaggtcttgtcttagacataaaccaatgagagtttcggtttgtttacttactcttttgttaatatctccttaattttcacgtgcaCGTGTACAAaatattcgtgtagaatgaaagacaatTGTTTCTACCAGTACCAAATATGTAAAGAAACGATTGCATAATAACGCATAATATAGGTGATTTCgaaatcgaagacaaacatgattgtggaagagaaaaaaccttcaaagattaataacaatttactacaagctcttaaaaccgggttaaaccatcacaggagatcgctacccaacgcaactgatgcgccttagtcgcgcgctaaaagaaaagcggctacagtatcaagagcgacatggcaaagtcatcctccaacacgacaatgctcggcctcacgtcgcaaaagtggtcaaaaagtacctggaaacgctgaaatggaaagtcttgccccacccgccgtattcctcagatgtcgccccttctgacttccacctattccgttcgatggcacacggcctgacagatcaacatttGCAATCCTTcgtagagttggaaaaatggattgcttcatggatagcgtcaaaaaaggactccttttttcgagccggaatccgaaaattttcggaaagatgggagaaaaatgtcgcgacggacaatactttgaataataaatctgtaagcactttttcgcaataaagctttaaattttggaaaaaaaaacggcggaagcaaagttctaCGCCTAATATGTTCTTTAAAAactatcgattctcttcaaattagatAAATATCGTCATTAACCTCCCCCCCTCCCCTCTTCCTTtccttgttaaggaaacttgatACACACTCTCCCCCTAACAATGTCCAGTAAGAAGTATCTGTGGCaagttcttggcgacaagtttcgaCACTTTTTGCCTTCGTTAAcgcccaaaatttctcaattggtcgaagttgtgggcagttgggtggattcatgtcttttgggacgaaagtgacatttttggtagtataccattctaccgttgatttcgagtagtggcaagaagcaagatctgattagaagacaacaggatccttgtggcttcgaatcatgggtagaagtcgtttttgtaaacattccttgatgtatatttcgctgttcattgaagcagtggtgatgaagggtttcgaaatcttaccgcagctacaaattgcttgccagaccatagctttcttaccaaatttttcgacttcaatcgatgtctcggactggtttaacacttgcccttctcgcaccgtataatattgtggttccggcaaggatttgtaatcgattttcacgtaggttacgtcgtccatgattctgcagttcaaatttccagcaagaatcgtattgtacagatttcgaaccctcggcctgatcgatgcttcttgtttcggactacgttttggttgtttctgcttcttatagtttcgaagattcaaacgttctttagcacgaagaacatttgacttcgaagtgcccacttttttggccacatcccgaactatacgtttatccaactgagggttagcaggaccttttttttcgagccgttttcggtttatcctcaaaggtgttatcctcaccgaatttcctgattgcatttcgcacggctttttcacttacctcttccattttttgctatctttctcagtgacagtccgcgttctgtgcaccatttgtacacaatttttcgacgttgttctgctggaaggtccacgtatttcgaaacaaactaatgaaaacgaataaacaactgcacaagtggttagagaagagtgtaaacaacaggacgcagccataaaaattgacagattctgaaccattgcgaaatggcagcggtttctgGTTGCCTCCATATTTTCTGGGGTAGtctttaattggttatattgattgatctgggcagccggctaccgaaaaaaaaattaataatttatcaaacatagaagtatttttttactatttatgaaatataccgatatatgttatctctgttattacctTTGTAATATTAATGGATTTgcacaatagttgatttttatcattcaatttataatcttgaaagacatgCGCTGACATGGAAGAAgacaacatttttctaaacctttgtattgtgtaattctagagcgtggtttagacgtaccattcgctcttttttcataagtattacttgggaaggggcaaaaccaagcaattcttttagttcatttttaatttcatcaatactttgatcatttgataatcctttcaagacagccttgaagggtctgtctgattttatatcatatgaataaaatttatgaagtttctcggacaaatatcgaataagacgttcgtaatcttccaatccatcaaccaagacgcgacattctcctcttcgtccgatttgaaatgagacttttacttccgggagaaaagtagaaagctcaatccggaatgctttgaagtcggaaatcatcaccgtcactggtggcatagattgatgtttcttcccagaacgacaagcgtccattttgggaatttttgaagaattttcttctatgtcgctacaatcggattcaggaagaatctcgtaaatattgttagacggcataggatcaacgaaagggaaatccgtccgttgtcttttatttttacattcagattctataagatcgtgaatgttattagaaaaatgttgaataacggattgtgatttattccgtattgaattatttccaGTCTTAGGTTTGttacctttccggttggacgcaggcatttttgaaatgaatgaaattttaaattaaattaactaggctaaattagtcttcgattagactcctaccgTGTcttaaaaaagactgattaatttcttagtcactctaatatcactctttgtatagccttgagaaaggctgactaattgttagtctttaaaaaaactgttagtgattcaggtagccttgaaaaagactgaagccttgaatcaatgaaactaggtagccagaaaaaatttccaggagtcaagagctatacgcgtgcggtgcgaacgactgttcaacaccgactgaagaagaaaacatacctTTTCCGAAGTTAAccggaaattgataagttgaatggagttgaattattttattttcgagtttattttggggagcagggaaaagcccgatggagatgaaatatagcaataTCTCTCTCCAGCAGTATTCGCCGTATCCGTTGCTTGAACATATTTCAGTTTCGCGAATCAGCATTATTCAAGaaataacacttttcactaatcaacacaCTCTTGCCAGAGCTTCAGTATCACTCAAATTAATTGTTTCGACCAGTTACTTTACTGTAAGTTGTTtaatacacattgaaattagactttttttaGAGTAACTTTTAGGCACCGCATTGTACCAATCTTGTAAAACAATTAGTAAAAAGTTATTAGATAAACTGTATAGCCACAAAAAACTATGTGAACACTGTTTCACCAAGATAATGTACCGATTCACAAGTCGATggttaaattgaaaaaattgcacTTCGAAATATTCCTCCGTATAGTCCAGATCtgccccccagtgactactggctattcGCTAATTTAAAGAAATATGCTACTATTTtgaagcattagcattagcattagcattagcattagcattagcattagagaccgcccgtgcgttgctactccgttattgatctggaccaattgagattgcaaaatgattttttgaagtaacatgtttgggaataacacattgtttcacactgtgcaaactgtattgaaccatgcatgctgatcaataccgacgccggccacgtccgaatgcagatctacttgggagggaaaggattgttagttcgatgcatgttgctactaagaaccgaggaatcctctgcattcccacatgcatcacaggagaggatactttgttagtaaatgttttaataatgttatcatgtgtttattgctctgggtagccggctaccaagaatgttttaaagtattatcgttttatgtgttactttgtgctggcaatataatgcacgaaacagtcaatctccgaaattgacaaaactccggacagccggctgtcgagtatgcagtcactcgtttatgcatctacctttcgcgttttttttagtcatgcaaaaaaaaacacattcggattgataaaaaaaggtatcatctcactgctaggtggattaagcacgtttttataaatgaaactacgtgatacaaaataaacgagcgaatatgatttagacaaaaaagttgattcattgcattgaaatattctaaacagttattataaaatcattttaaatcaccaaacaaaggtcaacagatttcacacgcgtcttgattctttattatttccgctttattattttaattatttattaaaattattaattggttatattagttgatctgggcagctggctaccgagaaaaatattaatttactgtttgaaatattaatatcaagtgttttttactatgtattcaatataccgatacatgtcatctctgttattaactttgtaatataaacggattcgcgcaatggttgatttttatcattcattttataatcctgaaagacaatcaataacatggaagaagaaatcattcctaataaaacttttctacgaagctagacggaaattgataggttgaataaagagatgatttagtaaaatagagtaatcagaagtaaaacattgaaaatatctgataactgaaaggaaaaagaatctcctgcaattgtcgccttttacgacatggaagcaggaacccagtggatctattcttggttcatttttttccgccggattccacacggcatctaggctggtacagtccggagagagctaataggtactatcaatctcctagtggaccccagcccctaaatATGCTACTATTTTGAAGCAGAAGACAAACCCTTCTGCAAGCACAACATCGAGCAGTTAGAGAAGTTTTGCAATAATTGTACTGCTCTTGATGAACATtacatcagaccctgtcagcttcgagcgaaatcaatcttcagttcaacaacgccatcgcacggcatcacattcagcaTATcaagtcaattgtatgggtgcgcattcctgctattttggcgcgcactaatttgacatttctgtcccctatacttctatgtatgagattcgatgcgggctcacctgagggcgacatgctcgcgaaaaaggatgttgccaattatttgttcgggaaatgtgagagctggatattttgttaatatgatgtctttgattacaTTCATggctaaaatcgatttttggcaaaaaattgtgttttcctTACTTAGAAACACGAtttattgagtgatgtgttaaaaaatttggattttttttcttcagaaatCAGTGATTGCATAGACTTTCTGTacgaaaaagctaaaaaggcttTTGAAACTTCCTATAAGTTGAGCGAGCATTTCGTTTGCTCGTAGTATCGAGATAATTGAGTTAGAAGCAGTGTAGTGTCTTTCGCTGTTCCACAAGTTCCCTCTTATATGtatgtgaaaataaataaacctTTCTGTAATGACAACAATTTTCCATTTCGTGACTAGAAATCGTTCTCAAGTTTGCTTTCCCAAGTAACTATCTAAACGTTGTAAACTACACTATCTAATGCATGTTTTCCATTTATTTGCTCCATCGTTTAGTGAACCGTTCGAGACAAAACCGATCCTGGCATCAGCTTTAACAGTAGTCAAAGGCAAACATTCCATGTTAGAtgtagttagagtggaaacacgTTCTCAGGCAAGTGTAAATCACATGTAACATCACGGAGATCTGCTCACAACATAATCTTAATTTTTACAGATAATGTTCTCGTTCCTGTCGGTTGGCTGGGGATTGATTTCGGATATCGACATTGAGAGCGAGCGACTGAGGGCCATCGGAGGTCAACGGTTCACACTATGGTCCGTCCATCGGCTGATCAGCCTACGCACGTATCAGGGCAAGGTCTCCTACATTCCGGCGCTAGTTAGTCTTACCAATAGGTCTAATTCGCTGCCCCGGGAGGGAACCGgcggcggtggtggtggtggtggtgttggATTACTGAAGCATAGTGTGAGTTACAACACAACTCTAGACTGCAGTGATTGTCAAGCCGGGACGAACGGCGACAGCCATAATAACTGTGATTCGTGTGACACAAACTTTAGCGATGTGCTGTCACTGGAGACCGGAAGTAACATGGACTCGTTCCGGCCACGTATCGACAGCTGGTATTCGGCACATTCCAGGAAAAGCACCTATTTTTCCACCGTGGACAGTATTTACGAAAGTGATCAAGCTTCCAATGAGGGAACACAGACTGACGGGAACATGGCACAAATGTACGGGCCTCCATCGCGTATTCCTGCATTGACGGCTCCCGTGTCGGACAACTGGAAAACCATAACCGGCGAGTTTGTCATGGCCCATGCCGCTTATCAGAGTCATTTAAGCACGGACTGTTTTTTCGCACCCCGCTCCAAACTGAATGACGGTGTAATTTGGTTACTAATTATCCGGGCCGGTGTAAGTCGATCTCAACTGCTATCGTTTATGCTAGGGCTGGGCAGCGGAACTCACCTGCCAACACAGGAGAACGAATATATCCAGATGGTTCCGGTGACGGCCTTCCGGATTGAGCCGAGCAGTGGGACGGTCGGGCATATGACCGTAGACGGTGAAAATGTGCAGTACGGTCCGATCCAGGCGGAAATTTTTCCAGGCTTAGCCAAAGTTATGGTACCCAAATAACGATGCAGATAGGAAATGATTTCAACGAGGCGCACATTTTGTGGCAATTATTTTTAGGATAATATAGAGCGTTTACAATACATGTAAAAATTAATGAAGCGGGGTTTGTTATCTCATTCAAGTTGTATAATACGTGTACATCAATCGAAATGTTGTATTAAATTGTTTAAACTGTAATTTTGAATGTTCGTTTGATACGATTTTTGTTTCGcattattaaataaatattattaacCGGTTATTTAAATTTGCATTCATTGAATTCAATACTGGTTCATAGTATTGCCAGTAACACAATGTTAAAATTCAAATGCTCTAAATTAGCTTGCATTAATAGAAGATTGCAACACTAGATCCACTATCAACGTGGATTATTTATACAAATGGTTTTGTGATTGCTCAAGATGCATTCAAGTGCATTTTAGATTTCTTCGAGAAGCAGTAAAAAGGAATTAATCTATGTTGAAAATATATGAACAAGTAGACTTGGCAAATCAGAGTATGTAATTTATTTCGAtctaaataaatcctctcacttGAGTGAACCAGCATCGATAAAAAAGTGTCATGACCGGAAGCCTCCAAGAGTAGTATAATAATCATTTACATATGAATAGCAACGATTGAAAGCAATTAACACTAACACTA comes from Malaya genurostris strain Urasoe2022 chromosome 3, Malgen_1.1, whole genome shotgun sequence and encodes:
- the LOC131434427 gene encoding sphingosine kinase 2-like, encoding MVDKPKSELVGEEIVNQSPALSKGTDSNSPPHVVYLTETFYISSKKNTVFEVRLTEKGLSLKKQSNGSTKEQTIPLKDIIGCRCLRSRRKTKGGSACACTSISGTVQLKVVDENSGEQDESDVSAYLYIYAYILKRNRRGGFRERTTITLRFRSFDKYEDNNKEAQKWRAAIKYLIAGETSIKSIFQPKDARKMLVILNPKSGSGKAREMFQQRVVPVFGEAEIIYDLHITKKSDWAREFVRNRDIYLWRGIVVVGGDGIFYEVLNGLFEREDWQTAIEEVSIGIIPCGSGNGLAKTISHLYDEPFETKPILASALTVVKGKHSMLDVVRVETRSQIMFSFLSVGWGLISDIDIESERLRAIGGQRFTLWSVHRLISLRTYQGKVSYIPALVSLTNRSNSLPREGTGGGGGGGGVGLLKHSVSYNTTLDCSDCQAGTNGDSHNNCDSCDTNFSDVLSLETGSNMDSFRPRIDSWYSAHSRKSTYFSTVDSIYESDQASNEGTQTDGNMAQMYGPPSRIPALTAPVSDNWKTITGEFVMAHAAYQSHLSTDCFFAPRSKLNDGVIWLLIIRAGVSRSQLLSFMLGLGSGTHLPTQENEYIQMVPVTAFRIEPSSGTVGHMTVDGENVQYGPIQAEIFPGLAKVMVPK